A stretch of Bombina bombina isolate aBomBom1 chromosome 2, aBomBom1.pri, whole genome shotgun sequence DNA encodes these proteins:
- the NEDD8 gene encoding NEDD8, translated as MLIKVKTLTGKEIEIDIEPTDKVDRIKERVEEKEGIPPQQQRLIYSGKQMNDEKTASDYKIQGGSVLHLVLALRGGC; from the exons ATGCTTATCAAAGTGAAG ACGCTCACCGGAAAAGAGATAGAGATCGATATTGAGCCCACCGACAAG GTGGACAGGATAAAAGAACGAGTGGAGGAGAAAGAAGGCATCCCTCCACAGCAACAGAGACTCATCTATAGTGGAAAACAAAT GAATGATGAGAAGACTGCTTCTGACTACAAGATCCAAGGTGGATCAGTACTACACTTAGTTCTTGCGTTGAGAGGAGGCTGCTGA